A part of Arthrobacter dokdonellae genomic DNA contains:
- a CDS encoding MIP/aquaporin family protein: MNLGIVFLSEVMGTMMLTLLGCGVVANVALRGTKGNAGGFLMVNWGWGLAVMAGVFVAAKSGAHLNPAVTVGILSSGATDYAPNVPITFGSTLTYFGGEMLGAFIGAVVCWLAYKQHFDDEPDGATKLGVFSTGPAKRNYGWNVVTEIIGTFVLVFVILHFGGGVTGLGPLPVALLVVAIGASLGGPTGYAINPARDLGPRIAHALLPIKGKGASDWSYSWVPVVGPLVGGALGGLMAQWLPLVVK, translated from the coding sequence ATGAACCTTGGAATAGTGTTCCTGTCCGAAGTGATGGGAACAATGATGCTCACCCTGCTGGGTTGCGGCGTCGTGGCCAACGTGGCGCTGAGGGGAACCAAGGGCAACGCCGGCGGCTTCCTCATGGTCAACTGGGGCTGGGGCCTGGCCGTCATGGCCGGCGTGTTCGTCGCCGCCAAGTCCGGGGCCCACCTGAACCCCGCCGTGACCGTGGGCATCCTTTCCAGCGGTGCCACGGACTATGCACCCAACGTGCCCATCACCTTCGGCTCGACCCTGACGTACTTTGGCGGGGAAATGCTTGGCGCCTTCATCGGCGCGGTGGTGTGCTGGCTTGCCTACAAGCAGCACTTCGACGACGAGCCGGACGGCGCCACCAAGCTCGGCGTCTTCTCCACCGGGCCGGCCAAGCGCAACTATGGCTGGAACGTGGTCACTGAAATCATCGGCACCTTTGTGCTGGTGTTTGTCATCCTGCACTTCGGCGGCGGCGTGACGGGCCTGGGCCCCCTGCCTGTGGCACTGCTGGTTGTCGCCATCGGCGCGTCACTCGGTGGACCGACCGGTTACGCCATCAACCCCGCACGTGACCTCGGTCCGCGCATAGCCCACGCACTTCTGCCCATCAAGGGCAAGGGTGCCAGCGACTGGAGCTATTCCTGGGTCCCCGTCGTCGGCCCGCTCGTGGGCGGCGCCCTTGGCGGGCTCATGGCACAGTGGCTGCCGCTCGTCGTCAAATAG
- a CDS encoding glycerol-3-phosphate dehydrogenase/oxidase, with protein sequence MLGKPAKNANDSEAAPRPHVEALRSRPHAQVLIIGGGINGVGTFRDLALQGIDVALVERGDYCQGASGASSHMIHGGIRYLENGEFRLVRESVVERNRLLKIAPHYVKPLQTTIPIFSTFSGILAAPMRFLTHKQGKPQERGAFLIKAGLAMYDSFSRDGGSVPRHEFKGRAKALAELPALHPGIKYAATYYDASVHNPERLTLDVLQDGEKAGQSEAGTAADGASRARATNYVAATAITDRGVQLTDQLTGDEFAFTADVIVNTTGAWVDSTNAAMGAATRFMGGTKGSHIVLDHAELLAACNGREIFFEHTDGRIVLIYPMGDRVLVGTTDIDADITEEAVCTEEEIDYFFELIGHVFPAISVTRNEIVYSFSGVRPLPRHDETAPGFVSRDYRIERSDMAVAGATVPVFSLVGGKWTTFRALSEHLANDVLAALGAERKTSTAKLAIGGGAGFPATGAAVEAWIAAHTGGGVDAARAAVLLTRYGTRAGQVLAYLAAGEDESLESTRELSRREIEFMAAHEHIGHLVDVMIRRTSLAFRGLVTAELLAETAKALAGPLGWSRERQAEEVSHAEDVLSRLHGVQIQNLIA encoded by the coding sequence ATGCTCGGCAAGCCGGCCAAGAACGCCAACGACTCCGAAGCGGCCCCGCGGCCGCACGTGGAGGCGTTGCGCAGCCGGCCCCATGCCCAGGTCCTCATCATCGGGGGCGGGATCAACGGCGTGGGCACATTCCGCGACCTGGCCCTGCAGGGCATCGACGTGGCACTCGTGGAGCGCGGCGACTATTGCCAGGGCGCCTCCGGTGCGTCGTCGCACATGATCCACGGTGGCATCCGCTACCTGGAAAACGGCGAATTCCGGCTGGTGCGTGAATCCGTGGTGGAACGCAACCGGCTGCTGAAGATCGCCCCCCACTACGTGAAGCCGCTGCAGACCACCATCCCCATCTTCAGCACTTTTTCCGGCATCCTGGCCGCCCCGATGCGCTTCCTGACGCACAAGCAGGGCAAGCCCCAGGAGCGTGGCGCCTTCCTGATCAAGGCGGGCCTGGCCATGTACGATTCCTTCTCCCGCGACGGGGGCAGCGTCCCCCGCCACGAGTTCAAGGGCCGCGCCAAGGCGCTGGCTGAACTGCCTGCACTGCATCCGGGCATCAAGTATGCCGCCACCTATTACGATGCTTCCGTGCACAACCCGGAACGCCTGACCCTGGACGTGCTCCAGGACGGTGAGAAGGCAGGGCAGTCCGAAGCCGGCACTGCGGCGGACGGCGCCAGCCGTGCGCGGGCGACCAACTATGTGGCGGCCACGGCCATCACGGACCGGGGCGTCCAGCTCACCGACCAGCTCACCGGCGACGAATTCGCCTTCACGGCAGACGTGATCGTCAACACGACCGGCGCCTGGGTGGACTCCACCAACGCCGCAATGGGCGCGGCCACCCGGTTCATGGGCGGCACCAAGGGATCGCACATTGTGCTGGACCATGCCGAACTTCTGGCCGCGTGTAACGGCCGCGAAATCTTCTTTGAGCACACCGACGGCCGGATTGTCCTGATCTATCCCATGGGGGACCGGGTGCTGGTTGGCACCACGGACATCGACGCGGACATCACCGAGGAGGCCGTTTGCACGGAGGAGGAGATCGACTATTTCTTCGAGCTCATCGGCCACGTCTTCCCGGCCATCAGCGTCACCCGCAACGAGATTGTGTACAGCTTCTCCGGCGTGCGCCCCCTGCCCCGGCACGACGAAACCGCGCCCGGCTTCGTCTCCCGCGACTACCGCATCGAGCGTTCGGACATGGCCGTCGCCGGTGCCACGGTCCCCGTGTTCAGCCTGGTCGGCGGGAAGTGGACCACCTTCCGCGCACTGTCCGAGCACCTCGCCAACGACGTCCTGGCAGCGTTGGGGGCCGAACGGAAAACCTCGACGGCGAAACTCGCCATTGGCGGAGGGGCCGGCTTCCCCGCCACCGGAGCCGCCGTGGAGGCCTGGATTGCCGCCCACACCGGCGGCGGCGTCGACGCCGCCCGCGCTGCCGTCCTGCTCACCCGCTACGGCACGCGCGCCGGCCAGGTCCTGGCATACCTCGCCGCCGGCGAAGACGAGTCCCTTGAATCCACCCGCGAGCTCAGCCGCCGGGAAATTGAATTCATGGCGGCCCACGAACACATCGGCCACCTCGTCGACGTGATGATCCGCCGCACCTCCCTGGCCTTCCGCGGACTGGTCACGGCCGAGTTGCTGGCGGAAACCGCGAAGGCCCTGGCGGGTCCGCTGGGCTGGTCCAGGGAACGGCAGGCTGAAGAGGTCAGCCATGCCGAAGACGTTCTCTCACGCCTCCACGGCGTGCAGATACAAAACTTGATCGCCTAA
- a CDS encoding sugar-binding transcriptional regulator, with amino-acid sequence MYYLQDQTMDAIARELRTSRSTVSRLLSTARDTGLVQIQVKTPADRAPELERAIRKRYQVEVHVVPVLDTLDEVEVLDRVSMQAARTITPLVDSNAVIGVAWGSTLSAVSRHLTRKTTHGTTIVQLNGAGNTQTTGITYASEIIRRFGSAYGAKVEQFPVPAFFDHAETKRMMWEERSVRRILDLQERMTIAIFGVGSMDADVPSHVYAGGYLDSTDLDELEASGVAGDVATVFFRDDGTDTGIVLNDRSSGPGLDSLRRVRRRICVVSGAKKIKGLRGALAAGLATDLILDEGTARELVEADAHSSDPIFDFLNSLDGV; translated from the coding sequence ATGTACTATCTGCAGGACCAGACCATGGATGCCATTGCCAGGGAGCTGCGCACCTCCCGCTCCACGGTCTCGCGCCTGCTTTCCACGGCACGCGACACCGGCCTGGTGCAGATCCAGGTCAAGACGCCGGCCGACCGGGCGCCTGAGCTGGAACGGGCCATCCGCAAGCGATACCAGGTGGAGGTACATGTGGTGCCCGTGCTGGACACGCTGGACGAAGTGGAGGTTCTTGACCGCGTGAGCATGCAGGCGGCCCGGACCATCACGCCTCTGGTCGACTCCAACGCAGTCATCGGGGTGGCCTGGGGATCCACGCTCAGCGCGGTGAGCCGGCACCTGACCCGCAAGACCACGCATGGAACCACCATCGTCCAACTCAACGGCGCCGGAAACACGCAGACCACCGGCATCACCTACGCCTCCGAGATCATCCGCCGCTTCGGCAGCGCCTACGGGGCAAAGGTGGAGCAGTTCCCGGTCCCGGCCTTCTTCGACCATGCCGAGACCAAGCGCATGATGTGGGAGGAACGCAGCGTGCGGCGCATCCTTGACCTCCAGGAGCGCATGACGATCGCCATCTTCGGCGTGGGATCCATGGACGCGGACGTCCCGAGCCACGTCTACGCCGGCGGCTACCTGGACTCCACCGACCTGGACGAGCTCGAGGCCTCCGGCGTGGCTGGCGACGTCGCCACGGTCTTCTTCCGCGACGACGGCACCGACACGGGGATCGTGCTCAATGACCGCTCCAGCGGACCAGGTCTGGACAGCCTGCGCAGGGTCCGGCGTCGCATATGCGTGGTCTCGGGGGCCAAAAAGATCAAGGGGCTCAGGGGGGCGCTCGCCGCCGGCCTGGCCACCGACCTGATCCTGGACGAGGGCACGGCCCGCGAGCTCGTCGAGGCGGACGCGCATTCCAGCGACCCGATCTTCGACTTCCTGAACAGCCTGGACGGGGTCTGA
- a CDS encoding aldo/keto reductase: protein MHLAPKVPLNNGVFIDALGFGVYKVPAAGCADLVSTAIDAGYRTVDTAALYGNEEGVGQAVHAAVAAGMPREELFVTSKVWNDRHGYDATLAAFGETMDRLKLDYLDLFLIHWPCPEQDLFIPTYQALETLYHEGRVRAIGVSNFEPEHLRRLLDATEVVPAVNQVELHPWLQQHELRALHAELGIATQAWSPLARGQLLDEPALRALADAHGTSVAQVVLRWHVQSGHLVIPKASSQERIAANLDVFGFQLSASDMAVIASMDSGRRSGSDPNNVN, encoded by the coding sequence ATGCACCTCGCACCAAAAGTCCCGCTCAACAACGGCGTCTTCATTGACGCGCTCGGCTTCGGCGTCTACAAGGTCCCCGCCGCGGGCTGCGCGGACCTGGTCTCGACCGCCATCGACGCCGGCTACCGCACCGTGGACACGGCCGCCCTGTACGGCAACGAGGAAGGCGTGGGGCAGGCCGTCCACGCCGCCGTTGCGGCCGGGATGCCCCGCGAGGAGCTCTTTGTCACGTCCAAGGTGTGGAACGACCGCCACGGCTACGACGCAACCCTCGCCGCCTTTGGCGAAACCATGGACCGGCTCAAGCTCGACTACCTTGACCTGTTTCTGATCCATTGGCCCTGCCCGGAGCAGGACTTGTTCATTCCCACGTACCAGGCGCTGGAAACGCTCTACCACGAGGGCCGCGTGCGGGCCATTGGGGTCAGCAACTTTGAGCCGGAGCACCTGCGCCGGCTCCTGGATGCCACCGAGGTGGTCCCGGCCGTCAACCAGGTGGAGCTCCACCCCTGGCTGCAGCAGCATGAGCTGCGCGCCCTCCATGCCGAACTGGGGATCGCCACGCAGGCGTGGAGCCCGCTGGCCCGCGGCCAGCTTCTGGACGAGCCGGCCTTGAGAGCCCTGGCCGACGCGCACGGGACGTCCGTGGCGCAGGTGGTGCTGCGCTGGCATGTCCAGTCCGGCCACCTCGTGATTCCCAAGGCCTCAAGCCAGGAGCGGATCGCCGCGAACCTTGACGTCTTTGGCTTTCAGCTCTCAGCCTCTGACATGGCCGTGATTGCCAGCATGGACAGCGGTCGGCGCTCCGGTTCCGACCCCAACAATGTGAACTAG
- a CDS encoding alpha/beta fold hydrolase, translating to MKERTTPGTGPIAVDLSGRAADHTVEVAGAAVRYWDYAPLEWTPATRTIVMVHGFRGDHHGLERVVELLPDHRVIMPDLPGFGASPAFDRTEHSIAGYGHFLAGFLDALALGSKTVLLGHSFGSIVASHFTASRPGRVHALILVNPIAAPALEGPSGHLTKLAVFYYRAAAKLPAPLGNALLRNWLIVHAMSMAMAKTKERALLTFIHGQHHAYFSRFANRDMLLEAFRASVGGTVREVADRLTLPVLLVAGAEDEIATLPNQHKLMDLLPDGELVVISDVGHLIHYETPGPAAAAILNFLERHPAP from the coding sequence GTGAAGGAACGTACGACGCCGGGCACCGGACCCATCGCTGTTGACCTGTCCGGCCGGGCCGCCGACCACACGGTTGAGGTGGCTGGCGCGGCCGTGCGCTACTGGGACTATGCGCCCCTGGAATGGACGCCCGCCACCCGCACCATCGTCATGGTGCACGGCTTCCGCGGCGACCACCACGGGCTGGAGCGGGTGGTGGAACTACTGCCGGACCACCGTGTCATCATGCCGGACCTGCCGGGTTTTGGGGCTTCACCCGCCTTCGACCGCACCGAGCACAGCATTGCCGGCTATGGCCACTTCCTGGCCGGTTTCCTGGACGCGCTGGCCCTGGGCAGCAAAACCGTGCTGCTGGGGCACTCCTTCGGCTCCATCGTGGCCAGCCATTTCACCGCCTCCCGCCCCGGACGGGTGCATGCCCTGATCCTGGTCAACCCCATCGCCGCGCCGGCGCTGGAAGGCCCCAGCGGCCATTTGACCAAGCTGGCGGTCTTTTACTACCGGGCCGCGGCGAAACTCCCGGCCCCCCTCGGCAATGCCCTGCTGCGCAACTGGCTCATTGTCCATGCGATGAGCATGGCCATGGCCAAGACCAAGGAGCGCGCACTGCTGACGTTCATCCACGGCCAGCACCACGCGTACTTCAGCAGATTCGCGAACCGGGACATGCTGCTGGAGGCATTCCGCGCCTCCGTCGGCGGCACCGTGAGGGAGGTGGCTGACAGGCTCACCCTGCCCGTGCTCCTCGTCGCCGGCGCCGAGGACGAGATTGCCACGCTCCCCAACCAGCACAAGCTCATGGACCTGCTGCCGGATGGCGAGCTGGTGGTCATCAGCGACGTGGGCCACCTGATCCACTACGAAACGCCAGGGCCGGCTGCCGCAGCCATCCTCAACTTCCTGGAAAGGCATCCCGCCCCATGA
- a CDS encoding glycosyltransferase family 4 protein — protein MTPSSSPATSDGGPSGGGRPRIVMDARFTRMDHHDGISRYGASLMAAVAPYADVTMLIHDERQLALLPKLPWVKVNSPLSPLELFVSRHVNKLGADVVFCPMQTMGTWGRKYPLVLTLHDLIYYEHPAPPGFLPAPVRVLWRLYHKAYWPQRLLLNRADTVATISHTTLGLMNKFRLTRKPIRIVGNAPQGGRVPRDPAVAPEKSLAYMGSFMPYKNVETLIAGMARLPDFTLHLLSRITAERRAKLESLIPAGAKVVFHNGVTDAEYDELLLRSTALVTLSKAEGYGLPLVEAMALGTPVVVADTDIFREVGGSAAHYVPADSPIAFAAAVRALDDHDAWAASSTASVAQASTFSWDDSARELLAIVEELRGQG, from the coding sequence ATGACCCCCAGTAGCAGCCCCGCCACGTCCGACGGCGGCCCGTCCGGCGGCGGCCGGCCCCGGATCGTCATGGATGCCCGGTTCACCCGGATGGACCACCACGACGGGATCAGCCGTTACGGCGCAAGCCTCATGGCCGCCGTCGCCCCCTATGCCGACGTCACCATGCTCATCCACGACGAACGCCAACTGGCCCTGCTGCCCAAGCTGCCGTGGGTCAAGGTCAATTCACCCCTGTCCCCGCTGGAACTGTTCGTGTCCCGCCACGTGAACAAGCTGGGCGCGGACGTGGTGTTCTGCCCCATGCAGACCATGGGCACCTGGGGCCGGAAGTACCCGCTGGTCCTGACCCTGCACGACCTCATCTACTACGAGCACCCGGCCCCGCCCGGCTTCCTGCCGGCACCCGTGCGCGTATTGTGGCGGCTGTACCACAAGGCGTACTGGCCGCAGCGCCTGCTGCTGAACCGTGCGGACACCGTCGCGACGATCAGCCACACCACGCTGGGGCTGATGAACAAATTCCGGTTGACGCGCAAGCCGATCCGGATTGTGGGCAACGCCCCGCAGGGCGGCCGCGTCCCCCGCGACCCCGCGGTGGCGCCGGAAAAGTCGCTGGCGTACATGGGCTCATTCATGCCGTACAAAAACGTTGAGACGCTTATTGCCGGGATGGCCCGGCTGCCGGACTTCACGCTGCACCTGCTCAGCCGGATCACCGCCGAACGCCGGGCCAAGCTGGAGTCGCTTATTCCCGCGGGGGCGAAGGTGGTGTTCCACAACGGGGTCACCGATGCCGAATATGACGAGCTGCTGCTGCGCAGCACCGCCCTGGTCACCCTGTCCAAGGCCGAAGGCTACGGCCTGCCACTCGTGGAGGCGATGGCCCTGGGCACGCCCGTGGTGGTGGCGGACACCGACATCTTCCGCGAGGTGGGCGGCTCGGCGGCGCACTATGTCCCCGCCGACTCCCCCATCGCCTTCGCCGCCGCCGTGCGGGCCCTGGACGACCACGACGCCTGGGCGGCCAGTTCGACGGCGTCGGTGGCCCAGGCGTCAACGTTCAGCTGGGACGATTCGGCCCGGGAGCTGCTGGCAATCGTGGAGGAACTGCGCGGACAGGGCTGA